Proteins found in one Halobaculum sp. MBLA0147 genomic segment:
- a CDS encoding DUF5785 family protein codes for MSEHDWPHDPDGEQGSEGRRKYGHAVLAKKVDEGEDFPMRAGDYAEEFGDHPVRLDEDTVVAVADIFAGIDDDEEFEDFVEFHRVVGRAMRDGGFWTYEGAQAFTRTRG; via the coding sequence ATGAGCGAGCACGACTGGCCACACGACCCGGACGGCGAGCAGGGGAGTGAGGGCCGCCGGAAGTACGGCCACGCCGTCCTGGCGAAGAAGGTCGACGAGGGAGAGGACTTCCCGATGCGAGCCGGCGACTACGCCGAGGAGTTCGGTGACCACCCAGTCCGTCTCGACGAGGACACGGTCGTCGCCGTCGCCGACATCTTCGCGGGGATCGACGACGACGAGGAGTTCGAAGACTTCGTCGAGTTCCACCGAGTCGTCGGTCGCGCGATGCGAGACGGCGGCTTCTGGACCTACGAGGGCGCACAGGCGTTCACTCGGACGCGAGGCTGA
- a CDS encoding RAD55 family ATPase, producing MTDEGDDAATQMRQVPSGSEVLDQLLGGGLPAERTVLVTGGPGTGKSTFGMQFLDEGLDRAEDCLFVSTEQTTDELRDTFAGYDFELDHDDLEIATLHATTGQTLEDDDTDVTLQTLEGEESLGEGYSAPFEPEYIVKHLRQFAPVDRVVLDSVSGLSVMGDDYDQFRRAVLDLIRLFGDEFGATTLFTAEESEPGNADGRASVAVSDAIQYNTHGVIRLWRENVEGDYHRFLEIMKMRGVDHDTRVFETEFDDRGVRLIPRMRTHPGEFVPEDFMEVGIPGFDELLGGGLVEGGTMLIEHDGQASPHSIITNGMRAAAEQDMAILFVPPVELPPKRVEAIIDRDVGNMTEMLNDDRMFLIDYPNIWENTRKNVFKPREYEDQGASELFRTIDDRRGDQPMFSAINVEAQIPVMGTDEMRQVRFWEEENLHQADDTTVYFFNPETMPDELAAFYKNGAWQVVRTWLNDKGLQYLKLKKSPAGYLGSTRLVEYTEGKPFMRLQNPPRGTEGWQ from the coding sequence ATGACGGACGAGGGAGACGACGCGGCGACGCAGATGCGGCAGGTGCCGTCCGGGAGCGAGGTGCTCGACCAGCTTCTCGGTGGCGGCCTCCCGGCAGAACGGACCGTCCTCGTGACCGGGGGTCCGGGGACCGGGAAGTCCACCTTCGGGATGCAGTTCCTGGACGAGGGACTCGACCGGGCTGAAGACTGCCTGTTCGTGAGCACGGAACAGACCACCGACGAACTCCGCGACACGTTCGCCGGGTACGACTTCGAGTTGGACCACGACGACCTGGAGATCGCCACACTGCACGCCACGACGGGCCAGACGCTGGAGGACGACGACACCGACGTGACACTCCAGACGCTGGAGGGCGAGGAGTCGCTCGGCGAGGGGTACTCCGCGCCGTTCGAACCGGAGTACATCGTCAAACACCTCCGACAGTTCGCGCCGGTCGACCGGGTCGTCCTCGACAGCGTCTCCGGGCTGTCGGTGATGGGCGACGACTACGACCAGTTCCGTCGGGCGGTGTTGGACCTGATCCGTCTGTTCGGCGACGAGTTCGGCGCGACGACGCTGTTCACCGCCGAGGAGAGCGAGCCCGGCAACGCGGACGGCCGCGCGAGCGTCGCCGTCTCCGACGCCATCCAGTACAACACCCACGGTGTCATCCGACTGTGGCGCGAGAACGTCGAGGGTGACTACCACCGCTTCCTCGAGATCATGAAGATGCGCGGCGTCGACCACGACACCCGCGTCTTCGAGACGGAGTTCGACGACCGCGGGGTCCGACTCATCCCACGGATGCGGACCCACCCGGGCGAGTTCGTCCCGGAGGACTTCATGGAGGTCGGCATCCCCGGCTTCGACGAACTGCTCGGCGGGGGACTCGTCGAAGGAGGGACGATGCTGATCGAACACGACGGGCAGGCGAGTCCACACTCGATCATCACGAACGGGATGCGAGCCGCCGCCGAACAGGACATGGCGATCCTCTTCGTTCCGCCGGTGGAACTGCCGCCGAAACGCGTCGAGGCGATCATCGACCGCGACGTGGGGAACATGACGGAGATGCTGAACGACGACCGGATGTTCCTGATCGACTACCCGAACATCTGGGAGAACACGCGCAAGAACGTCTTCAAACCTCGCGAGTACGAGGACCAGGGCGCCTCGGAGCTGTTCCGCACGATCGACGACCGGCGGGGTGACCAGCCGATGTTCTCGGCGATCAACGTCGAGGCGCAGATTCCGGTGATGGGAACCGACGAGATGCGACAGGTGCGGTTCTGGGAGGAGGAGAACCTCCACCAGGCCGACGACACGACGGTGTACTTCTTCAACCCCGAGACGATGCCCGACGAGTTGGCGGCCTTCTACAAGAACGGCGCGTGGCAGGTCGTGCGGACGTGGCTCAACGACAAGGGGCTCCAGTACCTGAAGCTGAAGAAGTCGCCGGCGGGGTACCTCGGCTCGACACGGCTCGTCGAGTACACGGAGGGGAAGCCGTTCATGCGACTGCAGAACCCGCCGCGCGGGACGGAGGGGTGGCAGTGA